The nucleotide sequence GAAGCATATAGCTGCGACGACATCACCCCAGCACAAGTATATATAGGCTATAGAAAGAGTAGCACCGCAGCACACGCACCGACTCACCCCAGCACAAGTATATATAGGCTATAGAAAGAGTAGGCCGCAAGGAGAGCTCACCTGCATATTTCTCTTCTTCTGCTGCTCTATCTCGACAAGCTAATTGACCAAAGCAAGAAACTTGGATGCCAAGAAAGCAAAGAAGCTTTCCATTCcacgtttttttttttttttgcaatttactctacGAATCTAGCTCAAAACATTGACATTCACAAGAAGATACACGTGAAGTGAGTGCTCGCTAATTCTGCCAAGAAACAATCAATCGAATGCTCTGCCAGGAGGGCAATTTACCATATATATGGAGATTCCAGAGGAACGAATGAAATAATTAATCACTATATCCATGTACTCATATACTACGTTGTGACCTTTTGGTAAGGAAGACCCCTCCCtgcattttttttttcttttcgaaaagggggggcgccccggcctctacatcagagcgatgcatacggccatcttattaaccaaatagCAGAAAGTGCGAACAAGGTTCCAAAGTCTCCAGCTGATAAAAGAAAAAGGCAGCTCACACAGAGCTTAAAAAGCTAGATACACAAATTAGCCAAGAAAAGAAAGCTATGGTTTGAAGTTATGGTTTGAACAACATGCCTGATCTATGTAGTACTATTATTCAGACATCATCCGTTCATCAGCCAGTCAACCAAGCACACAGACACAATGCACAACACCAATTCGGCCATCTACCTGAAAAGAgttgtcagaattcttttcataTCAAAAATTAGCTCGGACACAAGTTGCAGCATTTGTCACGGTTCGGTTCCGATCGGCGACGCAAAAAGGACACGCGCTCCGACGCGGACGATCAGCATGATCATTCGCAACGTAGCCATATCAGTTTCCCCAAATAGACAGCAGTAGCCATCCATCACCCATATATTTGGCACCTACGTACATATCTTTCAGTTGAACGACGTCGACCCGTCTTGGTTAGTGCGTGCGTGTGACCTAGCTAGTGTGGAATGGAATTCCAGCACGCGGCAGCCAACGCGGACTGACGGTGGAGTGGATTTATTCTTTTGACAAACAAAAGGAACTAATAGGTGATTCAGATGCAAAATGCTCGTGAATTATCGAAGAACCAATTTTGATGcctaaaaatatactccctccgttcctaaatagttgtctttctagatatttcaacaagtgactacatacggagcaaaatgagtgaatctacactctaaatatgtctatatacatccgtatgtggttctcCATTTGAaaactctagaaagacaaatatttaggaacggagggagtactatataataGTACAACCGTAACATCACATGTTACTAAGTGCCACTTACAGGCTGCATCAACAATCTACCTTTCTAGCTAGGGGGAATTAATTAATTGATGTGGAAGGAAGCCAGTCCAGATTTGCTtagtgatgatgttgatgctactaccatTTCCTAACAAAGACTTCTCTTCTCTGTTAGGTGTGATTGGAACCCGGAAGACCATGCCAAGTCCATTTCCTATTCCCTTTACTAAGAAATAAGAGGAAGAAACACCTCAATCTGTCAATCCCACCCACCCCGCACTCCCTATAAAAGCACCACTCATCCCCAAACCTCATTTCATTCAACACACACACCTGTTCCACATCAGGAACAGAGAGGAAACAGAGCCCCCAACCCACCCCACCCTTCACACAGAAAAGAACAAACATACAAGAGAGGAGGAGCACCAGGGAGCACATGGCGCCGTCCTACGACAAGACCATCGCCACGGCGGCCTCCCTCGCGGCGTCCCTGATGCTGGTCCGCAGCCTCGCGAACGAGCTGCTGCCGTCCGAGGTGCGCGACGCGCTGTCCTCGGCCCTCGCCAGCCTCCGCTCGCGCATGACGTGGCAGCACACCATCGTCATCAAGGAGACCGAGGGCTGGTGCCGAAATTGTGTCTACGATGCCGTCGAGGCCTACCTTGCCACGCGCATCAACGCCAACCTCAACATGCAGCGCCTGCGCGTCAGCAGCGCCGGCGCATCTGAGAAGATGGTCGTCGGCATGGAGGCAGGCGAGGAGATGCCGGATGTGTATCAAGGAGCGGAGTTCAAATGGTGCATGGTCACTCGCGAGGTCAAGGGCGACTCGGACAGCGTTGGCGACGGCGCCCATGAGGTCAGGTCCTATGAGGTAAGCTTCCACAAGAGGCACAAGGAGAAGGCGCTCAAGGAGTACCTGCCCTTCATCGTCGCCGCCGCCAAGGCCATTGAGGACCAGGAGCGGAGCCTCGACATCTACATGAACGAGCACGGCAACGAGTGGTCCTCCATCGTTCTCCAGCACCCCTCCACCTTCCACACGCTCGCCATGGACATGAAGCAGAAGCGGGCCATTGTTGATGACCTCGACAGGTTCACCAAGAGGAAGGACTACTACAGGAGGATCGGCAAGGCGTGGAAGCGCGGGTACCTCCTATATGGCCCTCCAGGTACCGGCAAGTCCAGCCTCATCGCCGCCATCGCCAACCACCTCAGGTTCGACATTTACGACCTCGAGCTCACCGGGGTTGATTCCAACTCCGACCTCAGGAGGCTTCTTGTCGGGATGACCAACCGGTCCATTCTCGTGGTCGAGGACATCGACTGCACCATCGAACTCAAGCAGCGGGAGGAAGACGACGAGGAGCACTCCAAGTCCAACTCTGCAGCAAAGAAGAAGGCAGAAGACAAGGTAACATTGTCTGGGCTGCTCAATTTTGTTGATGGCTTGTGGTCGACGAGCGGGGAGGAAAGGATCATCATCTTCACAACCAACTACAAGGAACGTCTCGACCCGGCACTCCTGCGGCCTGGCAGGATGGACATGCACATACACATGGGGTACTGCACCATGGAGGCCTTCCGGATCCTTGCCAACAACTACCATTCCGTCGACTACCATGCCACCTATCCAGATATAGAGGAGCTGATCGAGGAGGTGTCGGTGACGCCTGCAGAGGTCGCCGAGGTCCTCATGAGGAACGACGACACTGACGTTGCCCTCCATGATCTTGTCGAGCtcctaaagttgaagaagaaagatgCCACTGATGACATCAAGATTGAGGGTACGCACGTGGATGGGAAGAAAGATAGTGATGAGATCAAGACTGGAAGTGTGCAGGTGGAGGAGAAGAAAGATGACGAAGAGGTGGTGGTGAAGAATGTTTTCATAGAAAACAGAAGCGGTTAGGAGTGCGGAAGCTAACGGTGACGAAAGAGTGTGCTTACCATGTAGATAGATCCTACAGAAGATCCATTGCAGCAAACAAATGTTGTGATCATTTTGACAACCAAGAACATTGCATTTTTGGAGTAGTTCGATGCATCTGTACTTTTTAACAGTGTGTCTGTAAATAATTTGTAAGTACAGTTGCAACAAGTTACATATATGCAACTTAGACGTTCTGCATAAGATATTGGCCCACAGAGCCATGTGACCCTACACACAGCCACACCCCTTGCTGGATGCAGAGGAGGAAAGACACAAGCATAGTTACGATCTATTGACTTCAAGATGATGGAGAACGAGCtagaatatatttttcttggactagaattGATGTGCCTGTTGTGCTTAGCCAGAGACTGGTTGCAGGACGGATATAAATTCAGTAATATTCTTGATGACATGCAGAAAATTAGCATATAGTGCTCTCAGATTATTCCCCTAGCTAATGAAGTGGATAGAGCAGAGTAATATGAGAAAAATG is from Triticum aestivum cultivar Chinese Spring chromosome 1B, IWGSC CS RefSeq v2.1, whole genome shotgun sequence and encodes:
- the LOC123149151 gene encoding AAA-ATPase At3g50940-like translates to MAPSYDKTIATAASLAASLMLVRSLANELLPSEVRDALSSALASLRSRMTWQHTIVIKETEGWCRNCVYDAVEAYLATRINANLNMQRLRVSSAGASEKMVVGMEAGEEMPDVYQGAEFKWCMVTREVKGDSDSVGDGAHEVRSYEVSFHKRHKEKALKEYLPFIVAAAKAIEDQERSLDIYMNEHGNEWSSIVLQHPSTFHTLAMDMKQKRAIVDDLDRFTKRKDYYRRIGKAWKRGYLLYGPPGTGKSSLIAAIANHLRFDIYDLELTGVDSNSDLRRLLVGMTNRSILVVEDIDCTIELKQREEDDEEHSKSNSAAKKKAEDKVTLSGLLNFVDGLWSTSGEERIIIFTTNYKERLDPALLRPGRMDMHIHMGYCTMEAFRILANNYHSVDYHATYPDIEELIEEVSVTPAEVAEVLMRNDDTDVALHDLVELLKLKKKDATDDIKIEGTHVDGKKDSDEIKTGSVQVEEKKDDEEVVVKNVFIENRSG